The Aedes albopictus strain Foshan chromosome 2, AalbF5, whole genome shotgun sequence region TTTCCGAAGTTCAACGGGAAGTACACGTTTGGTCCAGCAGATCCACTGGCACGTCCAACTTGAGCATCCTCGTCATCGGAATCAACATtcaccttcttctttttcttttctgGGGCAGGTGCTGGGACAGGGGCCACTGGAGCAGCAACTGGTTCTTCAGCCAGAGGTACAACTTCCTCAACTTCATGGGGAGATGGGACATCAAAGTGAGGTTCGGCCTCAGCTGGGAACTGTTCCGTTGGGTACGCATCAGCCAGAGGATCTACATAGGGGTCTTGAACTGGCCCTTCTAAACCTGCATCCTGCAGTTGCTGATTTTGGTAGTGAACTCCGTGCATAGTGCGATGAACAGGCCTGTATCCCATTGGCTGTTGATAGTACATGAAACCTGGCAAATCACGAATATACACAATTATTATCACTCAAAAAGCACTGTGTTAAATGTTGAACGACTTCAGTCCTTCTCATCAGGAATACTAACCATTTTGCATGGGAATTGAGTATCCTGCACTGATACCACACAGCACAGCCAATAAAAGCACGCACTTCATCATTTTGAAAACAATGCTAATTTTCTCCACGCACAACAAGGAAGTTATCGTCGTTTATCCTTGAATCGGAACGCTGATCCTGACGACAGAATGTTAAAGCACCAAGGGGTGTTTTCTCGAACCAAAAAATTCGGAGCTAAACTTATGCAATGCCTGGATAAGCTTCCACCGGTAACTGATAATTCTGACACCGCAAGCAGGCGTTTATATATCGAACAGGCGAATCGGAGCCATTGGTATTCATGCGGGGTGCGCATCATTATTGCCTCTTACATTCCGGTGTATCGAAATTTATCCCGCATGTCGGATGGGCAATATTTAAGCAAAGTTATAGTATTTGATTCCTGAGAATAATTTACAGGCAGCAGGTTTGATACAAATGATTAATTGATATAAAGTAGATTAATGTGGTACCCATATAGCTCAGTTAAAAAGTATGCAGCTGTAAGGAGTTACATTGAAAGCCCGAAAAAAGGGTCAGCTTCATTATTTTagttcaacatgttcaatttGACACATAGTGTATATATTATTGTAGGATAATTTTCAaagaatagttaaaaaaaatattgacgctAGCCCGTGCACAGGTATACCTTCTTTAAAGTACCTTTTGGAAATCACGATAGCTTGCGAACaactaaaataaaaacaatttaatTGTTAAATTTGCAACATTTTTAAACTCGGTGAGCTGATAATCATTTATAGAGATCATTGTGTATCTTATGCATCAAATGTACgctgaaaacatttttttctgaattgttttagtaaaaaaaaattgtaaaaaaatgctaaaatttgAGGCGATCAAAAGATAAACTCGTTAAAAACACGACTTTCATCAAGCTGACTTGCCTGTTGTTCatcattgcgttagagggtgtaataaggagagcggagataaacacgagtgggacgattttcacgaagtcagctgctgatattgatattgatatcatagtttgtaaatttgagacgatggcggaaacgtacatccgactaaagagtgaagccaggcgaatcgaattagtcattaatgtatcgaagacaaagtatatgatggcaaagggctccaaggagagatcaccgcgcccgccaccccgaatttatatcgacggtgatgaaatcgaggcggttgaagaattcatgtacttgggctcactggtgaccgccgacaacgataccagctgagaaattcagaggcgcatggtggcaggaaatcgtgcttactgtggactccgcagaactctacgatcgaataaagttcgccgtaacacgaagttaactatctacaaaacgctgattagaccggcagtcctctatgggcacgaaacatggaccatcgcacccttggagttttcgaacgaaaggtgttgcgtaccatctacggcgtagtgcagatggaagacgggacttggagaaggcgaatgaaccacgagctgcatcagctgctgagagaagcaaccatcgtccacaccgcgaaaatcgggaggctacggtggatgggtcacgtcatcaggatgtcggatagcaacccgactaaaatggttctcgagagtcatccgaccggtacaagaagacgtcgtGTGCAGCGAGCAGAGcagaaggagggggggggggggggtcagggcCGAGGAGAGAGAAatatcagaacacatcctctgctattgcaatgCACTCATCCATCGTAGGTTCAAAGTTTTCGGTAAGCGCTTCTTAGGGCCTGTTggcatatggatcttatctcccaaggatgTGGTTGGCTAGTATCGCCATAATGGAGGAATCATATGCTGTAACTCAGAAtcactattcatcaataataggcGATCTTGAGTTCAAACGATACCAAGGTAtatcagtgacaaacatgttactgataTTACTTGCGTACCTTACATGAAAAGGGTATATCACAGTAGTTTCAAAATCTTCCGACAAACGAAAGAGATCGAACATTATTGTGAGTCATCAGTTTTGTATCGTTTAGGAACTGCCAGATGTGACCATCGTACATAACTCTACACATATTGTATACTGGAGTTGATCCCAAACAATCAATTTGCACGCATGATGAAGTTTATgaccatgttatacgtactttacTGCAgtaacatcgcataagatgccgcATGAAAGTGTATTATGCCCAGTGCTGAAACATTCATTTCGTCATGtgtaaattcaatcacctacagctcatttcagaagctgaatctaagaatatggtatatgaaaaacttgtgcggctagacaaattctgcaagaatgtcacggaaaaaccgctatttttcgaatatttaagctaaatgtcacggactgtctttgaaaaatgtcaaatgattttcatcgtgaatatcatttggcatttttcaaaggtagtccgtgacatttaccttaaatattcgaaaaatagcgatttttccgttactttcttgcagaacttgtCTAGCCGTacagctgtaggtgattgaatttagatatgacgaaattaatTTTTTAGCACTGATTATTCTTACAAAAGTAGAGGCGATATTTGTGCATTGTCGTGATAACACCGTTCaatactaaattttgttatgggatgagaaaaaaaaaagaacagaggtttggaaccctagaagtgtcgtagtgaaagaatttttgaataaaaaaatggcCCGGGCCTTCGCAGTTTATGGCCGAagtttggggtgttcaattgatatgtgcattagaacgcgctgtgcaacAGGCtttagacaataacgaaataaacataaataccggaaacgcctaaatatatgctcgGCACGTTCtcatgcgcatatcaattgaacaccccaagttctccatacaaacttcggtcataaactgtgaagacccagtccaatatttttcaaaaactctatCCCTATGACACTTTTAGGGCCCCAAATCTACGTTCTTTTTTTCTcctcccataacaccaaattttgtaaaattttatcgAGCAGTGTAATAATTACGTTATATGATTTCAATCGATGTCTTATTCGATGTACGGTGAGCAGTACTGCGACGTAATATAACATCTTATACGAATTATTTTTTCATAAGTAAACAACTCTTGTTAAATGAATGTCGAAATAATGAcgtttggattatcgagccacacttTGCACTTTGGCATCAAACACCACTTATGAAACTAGCCGAATATTTAACATGCCAATCTAACTCACTTCAGTGTTTGTTGAAATTCACTTGGTTTCCTGCGTTGTGCGTGTTTGGCAGACTATTCAGAGTAAAGAACGACAAAGCGTTATTTCCCGTACAGTTTTCACTACGCCTCTTTGGCTTGCGTTATCCATGGCTGATTTTCaggtgaacaaaataaaaatgtaaccataacgatCACTGAATTGCAGATTCTAGCACTGTATTCGGAGTCAAACAACATCTCTTCAATTTTTATCAAATATCACCTCTTGATTTTggactagaaatttctgcacaaatgtctcaaatggaggataacgtgcctctggagtcggcaCACTTTAaccctcgctttttgtattcagcattagcgtggtgctggcagtAGTGgctaaccgcgcgagttacggaaggttaacgagtttattttacaTGTGTGCGATTCCATTCGTACACCAATACGAGTTTACATGGCATAATCAGAAAAGTACCAAGTGAAGTCGTTTAATCATCGCAATGatgaaacttaatttagttgcggtttcagctaacgaaagcaggatgaggaaatcttcccctgtttactctcggttgttatatgcagcacgtgtttgccgttcgagaCTTGCACACTACATCATGCGCCCCTgtgatttctacagagatttaacaaaagattcctccacaaattcctctcggaattttccgaagaattccagctaagtttcttccaggaattccttatgtgGTTCCTACAGAACCTTACTAACTCTAactcgatcaggctaaggccggggtgacctcagctgtacatagtagccgcctccattgcactcggtccatggctgtttgtctccagttccgcactctgcgtagggtccgcagatcgtcctccacttggtcgacccacctagctcgctgcgcaccacgtattcttgtaccggtcggatgactctcgagagccattttagtcgggttgctatccgacatcctgatgacgtgacccgtccaccgtagcctcccgattttcgcggtatggacgatggttggttctctcagcagctgatgcagctcgtggttcatttgcgtTCTCCAAGTCgcgtcttccatctgtactccgccgtagatggtacgcaacaccttccgttcgaaaactccaagagcgcgttggtccttcgcacgtagggtccatgtttcgtgcccatagaggacgaccggtctaatcagcgttttgtagatagttaacttcgtgttgcgGCGAACttcgttcgatcgtagagttctgcggagtccaaagtaagcacgatttcctgccacaatgcgcctgtgAATTTCTCGTCTGGTGTCGTTGtctgcggtcaccagtgagcccaagtacacgaattcttcaaccgcctcgatttcatcaccgttgataaaaattcggggtggtgggcacggagattcttccctggagccctttgccatcatgtactgcTCCAGAACCTTCTTTTTgatatttatccaagaattcctctgggattaccTGTACAAATTCTTACTGAGATGCCTCTAATTATTTTGATGGGATTTATCCAGCAACCCCTGCTGTTACTCTTctgcggatttctccagaagttcattcaaagggttttttaaacaaattccttccaatttcctttatggattcttccaagaattccgcttcGTATtctcactggaaatcctctcaagaattctttcagaatttgtgttgaaatctttctagaaatcttgtaagatcTTATGGttgttttgatcaccgtttacgTTATCCTTTTCTATTACgattggtgtttttcggtgacgattgaaaactccttcttaattcttctttacgtttcaacctactttattaactttcggtcatcttcagaagaTTCCGCCGGACGTTCGTTTGTCAAGGCGGTACACTTAATGACCGAAAGTtaataaagtaggttgaaacgtaaagaagaattaagaaggagttttcaatcgtcaccgaaaaacaccaatcgtaatagaaaaggaaatcttgtaagaattcctgcagcTTTTTTTTGCTAGAAATATTCCAGGGATCACCCCTAAGAGCAATAACTGCATAAATATTAACTGGAaacgcttgaggaatcccagcaaggatTCTAGCGGGTATCCAGGtagaagtttctaaaggaattccaactagattttctgaaggtattccaagaagagctcccaaagaaatccttgcagaaatccctaacAGAATcatcggagcaatttctggaggaattcttggaaaaccccatggagaaatcccagcagaaatttctagcagCAACATgtcaggtatttctggaggaattccaagaggatttctgaaaagatttctccagcaaattttcttggaattccttaagggatgccTGCTATGATTCCTCctatgattccaccaggattttatcTCCTggggaattcattctgggattccttttgaagcaCTTCCAGTTTTTGgcatgattccttcaggatttttcaggatttttctagaaattcctcttgtaatACATCCagtaattactgctggaattccttcacaaattcctactagaatttcctcggggatttttgctgaactttcccaatcaggaatatctccaacaaCTGCtcttgagagagagagagagagattcccTGCAAGTATTACATGGGTAACCCATAAAAAAGATCATGtctagagaaatctcagtagCAGTCCAGGCGAAAATGCAGCTTCCAAAATGATTTCATGTGTGCGACAGGGAAAAGGGCGAACATTTCAAGGTAAGGTTACTCGGTTCATTTGTTGTCTATTTTTTTACAGTGTCAGTTAAAGCCtatattcaagaaaaaaaaagcatatgaatttcttcaaacttgtGACAATGTATGCCGAAGGAATGGCTATCAATTTACTACGCGCCAAATGGTCATACATGTAACAACATGAAATAACATGAAATGGTTCCGTAGAATATCAATTGCCTTTCGATGAACAACTTTGCAGTACTAATCAAGAGGGCAGTGTAGGAGGAAATTTTCGTataaaaatccctggtggaattgatgaagaaatccttggatgaatcacaggaggaattcaaggacgaactTCAAGTGAGCTCtctttaggaatcccagaagaaatttttggaggaatccttgaaggtatttcttcCGAAATCTTAACAGTTATTTCTAGAGAATACCATCAAACTTTCCTGAATgcattcccagagaaatctttggaggaacgttCTTAAAATCCCTCTACAAATACCTAGTtggatttccatagaaattgtTGTTGGGATTGTTTCAGACGTTTCTCTCTGGAGTCTTATACATACTCtcgctgggattctttcaaggatttctccaatgattcctatagaaattcttgtgattcattcagaaatttcttaaaagattttttttttgaatctctcTCAGAGTATAAGGAGATATTCCTAATgggaattcttactggaatttcgCAAGTATTTCAACTCTGGTTTCTTCAGTAATAGCTCTTGGGagtctgcaagaattcctagaggattcccagcaGGAGTTGTCTGATATATCCCAGCAAAGTATCCCGGTGGATTCAAccagaaatttgtgaatgaatccCAGTAACATTCCTGGAGCTCtgcgagaactcctgaaggaatagtaAGTGGATTTCCAACAGTAAatactgggaaaatttctgaagttatccatGTAGCAGTCCATGaagaaatcacagcaggaattttAAGAGCAATCTCAGCTGCAATCACTAGCATGGGCTGCTTTTTCTTGTTTTATAAACACTCTCCAAAacaaacttcttcttcttggcgtaaccatATCCTACTCGGattaagcctgcttctcagttagtGTTCTATGATAATGATCACAGTTTTGATCTGAGAGGTTCCTCtgggcagcctatttaatgcacccatagataaacgaaagtgcaccatagaaaaacaaaaatgcaccataaataattaagtaatgtaccgataaaatgcacagcattctccataaataaatataaatgttccataataaattaaaaatgtagcggtaaaccaaaaaaaattctagttaaaaatgaagcattgtatcaataaaaaattaaataaaacaccataaacaaataagcttgctccataaaaaataataaaaatatccataaataatgaacatttgttccataattataccatatttgctccataaaaaattgaaattgcaccataaatataatcaaattgcaccataaacaaattgtaaattttaccacaaagaatgtaaaagccacataaatttaatcttattgtaccattgctgcagtgtccaacgacatatagttttaggatgtggatgggataatgttaatatgaaaagtaagaagaaaataaacagaaaccatgtaccgaagcacgcatctatgatagaacgactcaaaagatggaaacactatgaatgcaatttaccggataatcgcttgctgttcgaactcgctaacgctcacgggataacatctctgtttgcattataccgggcaaattcttggatttgtggattacctagaaccgaatcgacacagttacaacgcatccacagactacgccgcatgtattaaaagaatccgcattttgaaagaagggttaacccttggagtttacataatatgtaatgtaaatatattatatttattaatgatttcaatttgatcggaaaaattattaaaaaattaatccatgttttatataattataaaataaactaagtatcctgataacaactgacgttctttttattagattctttttagattatcaggaggagcagaaaacgggcttggtggtctagtggctaccgcttctgattcgtatgcagaaggtcatgggttcaatccctgcccaagtaacacacttgtcaccgaagagtcacggcggcgcaggttttagttgcgcagaagtcactgcgacttacttctagcaagtaagtatttatttgttagaggtaagtcactgtgacttctgcgcaacataaacctgcgccgccgtgactcttcggtgacaagtgtgttacttggctgacccgttcctttcatcctactttatatctttctatccactttctctcgctctctcttctctacatatacaactaatgtatattcatatgttcatagtcttcactagaaccagaatcgaattggaaaaaagtcgtttccctcccttccaacttcttctcacagcacagtatatataacgcctacaagttatgcaaacaaagcgtgctgtgccgcttgaccttattcaccttattcaccacacaatctatacgaacactataaaaataacccctatccatggatcgcatccgtgctggttgtggggatgcagaggagatctcggtctttagtagcaacaaccagcacactagaatgttagaacattccttttccttcctaactgactataaggacgtggtcggcgccgttattgatcaagaatgtatgagctgcttaaattgcacttttagaataagtggagtgtcccagcccttattcatttggatcccagtgcaattggtaccagctcagatcaatcacggaggagcaaccattgacatgtatagtcaaatttgattttttttttaaattaaggcagaaggagcagaatatagccttttaaattacacatattactatatacttacatatttccagtgctactagccattgaaatactgctaatgatgcagaatttgattaatttttgtagatattgcattctttgaggtaaaatttatagtttgttaatggtgcaatttgatgatatttatggtgaaattttaattttttatggggcaaatatggtatagttatggagcaaatgttcattatttatggatatttttattattttttatggagcaatcttatttgtttatggtgttttatttaattttttattgatacaatgtttcatttttaactagaaaatcttttggtttaccgctacatttttaatttattatggaacttttctatttatttataaagatagctgtgcattttgtcggtacattgcttagttatttatggtgcattttgattttcctatggtgcattttgtaattattatggccgcaataaccttttaccgTTCCTCTGCCGATGGCCAATTTTTTGCACGTGTATTCATATCGTGTTACAGGCACGAAGCTACagtatgctcaaggaagtcaaggaaatttcttttccGAAAAGTTCCTGGGCCGATTGGGAATCCAACCTGTCATTCTCTGCTTGGTGGAGCTAAATACCCATGCCTTAACAGTTGTAGCTACTGGCTATAGAGGTTCTCATGTGAAGATAATAAAATCAATAACTTTGGCATGTAGGTTATAAGGTAaggggtctcctgttagcctagtggttaaggcttagcATCGTCAGTGacagcggattcgattcccgttccggtctgaaaaaatttctcgactccctgggcatagtgtatcattgtacttgtctcacaatatatacaaattcatgcaatggcaggcaaagaaagcccttcaattaaccctctaatggatacctggggtccattggaccccagagccactttgaagtggtcgcaaaaaagtttggattgatatatcggccccatttttacagtaccttcaaactacaccgcgatgagttatttgtgcaaaaataccgatagtttcatggcgtactaaGGATTATTTTGGATTTCAAAGTTGAACCGtgcgattttgtacccctggggtctATTGGACCCCACGGTACAAAAgattgtatcttttgatcgtGACTTGCTAGAATAAtgttgtcttcgacaaaattgttcaatagaccaagggcaatcttatgATAACTAAATTGAATCGAATTATctcagtagatggcgctagtgtgtattaAAATTGCAGTTATATTTAGTTCGAATATTTTTATATTCTGAATGTATAGAatattcgtgtcttcggcaaaaatgtttaaTACATCAAGGTCAATTGGTATTGACAGTGGATATTGGTGGATAATTTACATCAGAATTGCCATTTACAT contains the following coding sequences:
- the LOC109407449 gene encoding uncharacterized protein LOC109407449, whose product is MMKCVLLLAVLCGISAGYSIPMQNGFMYYQQPMGYRPVHRTMHGVHYQNQQLQDAGLEGPVQDPYVDPLADAYPTEQFPAEAEPHFDVPSPHEVEEVVPLAEEPVAAPVAPVPAPAPEKKKKKVNVDSDDEDAQVGRASGSAGPNVYFPLNFGNTKGGAIAVANSYSTGKDGSATSTATAYGSPATAELRRTAPVQLKRKPAKLRARQN